Proteins encoded within one genomic window of Mya arenaria isolate MELC-2E11 chromosome 13, ASM2691426v1:
- the LOC128213194 gene encoding innexin unc-9-like — protein sequence MESLIDQITKRFKTIKGHNNDDAIDRLSHVYTSVSLVIIAIFLTTAHFVGKPIHCWNPAHYEKDWYKSYIENYCWISNTYHVAFHDQLPEGIEERKDREITYYQWVPLILLFQAFLFKIPNIIWRLLHSHAGVSLHNMVDLAEKTQGTSPKDRQDTIQTLADIIDHWLKTERSWKNNRYTRMRDAMSQKCSLMCSKRGGNFLAGLYVIVKLLFFANVVAQFFILNAFMASSYNMYGFEVLHKLSDNTPWENSPRFPLVTFCDFQIRQLQNIVRYSLQCVLPINLFNEKFFVFLWFWFFIMGIASLYSLIKTLVVIVDNGSRYRFVKKYLKIDNKIQSGFDRKVCRRFADQYLREDGVFVLRVITSNSTDLVTTDLVSELWRKFNTEEEKASANLKSNGLRDDFTDIKANI from the exons AT gGAGTCACTGATCGACCAAATCACAAAGAGGTTTAAGACGATCAAAGGGCATAACAACGACGACGCCATAGATCGACTCAGTCACGTGTACACATCAGTTTCACTTGTCATCATTGCCATCTTCCTCACTACAGCGCATTTCGTCGGCAAGCCAATCCACTGTTGGAACCCCGCACACTATGAAAAGGACTGGTATAAGAGCTACATAGAAAACTATTGCTGGATCTCCAATACGTACCACGTAGCCTTTCATGACCAGCTACCTGAAGGAATTGAGGAACGCAAGGACAGGGAAATAACCTACTACCAATGGGTACCACTGATTCTGCTTTTTCAGGCTTTCTTGTTCAAAATACCGAACATTATCTGGAGATTGCTCCATTCGCATGCCGGTGTAAGCCTTCACAACATGGTCGACCTGGCTGAGAAGACACAGGGGACGTCGCCGAAGGATCGACAGGATACTATTCAAACTCTTGCTGACATCATTGATCACTGGTTGAAAACGGAGAGATCATGGAAAAACAATCGCTATACAAGGATGAGAGATGCAATGAGTCAGAAATGCAGTCTGATGTGTAGTAAACGAGGTGGTAATTTTCTTGCCGGTCTCTACGTAATCGTGAAGCTTTTGTTCTTTGCAAATGTTGTTGCGCAGTTCTTTATCCTGAATGCATTCATGGCATCGAGTTACAATATGTATGGATTTGAGGTCCTTCACAAATTGTCCGATAACACTCCTTGGGAGAACAGTCCTCGCTTTCCTCTTGTAACTTTCTGTGACTTCCAGATTCGACAGCTTCAGAATATTGTTCGGTACAGTCTACAATGCGTCCTCCCGATCAACCTCTTCAACGAAAAGTTCTTCGTCTTTCTTTGGTTCTGGTTTTTCATAATGGGTATTGCATCACTGTACAGCCTCATTAAAACTTTAGTTGTGATCGTTGACAATGGCAGTCGCTATCGATTCGTTAAGAAATATCtgaaaattgacaataaaattcAGAGCGGATTTGACAGGAAAGTTTGCCGGAGATTCGCGGATCAGTACTTGCGAGAAGATGGTGTGTTCGTCCTTAGAGTAATCACTAGTAACTCGACGGATCTTGTCACGACAGATTTGGTGTCTGAACTGTGGAGAAAGTTTAATACAGAAGAAGAAAAAGCGTCAGCCAATCTAAAATCCAATGGACTTCGAGATGATTTCACTGACATAAAAGCAAATATCTAG
- the LOC128215130 gene encoding uncharacterized protein LOC128215130: MPSRKNTYLALVRAKLDYGSVVWYPYLKCDIDRLERIQRIGARFITGDYKSRQEGCVSQMLQNLQLRSLQERRRHLRLIFLYKVVEGHVPAIDIDQFLKTQRPKRTIRAKKFEDYINTNIVENSAVAQRHQLLSKCLIPVPHHLDAVESCPHRGNLPDVKYRFPWKRAKVDETFLEKEITQIQKDISLSDQEKSKDVLKVEYFESPCITNGSSFCEAVNFDLNCDVVCSSNPSSLEECFSPDEFFSEPQLFTEIFFKENIETLRPDCEVLMLEETIREDAFLPEGLKRIPTLAHLVSRFTPEHVEDPLLLASGAKILTQHDKILDGEDSVVDKSMLIEKINSSLFHDDWSVDKKQPDRLQDLEKESLEDVIVVDECFHAQKEKPCQSQLLDYLVSPQDILKIPFDQDVKDVIGRTFRLPATKTIGELESLDWKSDHVQMIDFVGINEIIVTALDKFCEVAYIAVPEEEVPELKRRALSLPDQKPFVDMACKSFKNLLLTEEERSRLEKIVWLEEKYFDDVQASRLPEPEAADACLPVPQNMVILASKTLGISEEGSLGKLDLALSWEVVPCSATPENPCKRLVDLAIDSTNFEVHVAEVEPIQAYDREFMFDWEDKLIEGEDEKKVRKSVVNGTGLEGGPFEEDGSKQVNVLKTMGKGRDSQKRGFDALESFLALRSKSVGFPSFMESTREPVKSKENGISAALAEISGIDRFSDTRAVVSKKAETARKVKHHTVKIPLSKNNDAIFQNLLCLHGRVGAADIAVNFCIESAITYLNALQEKYTFISGSFDTIRERLFEIKAGFIQDHTQHPKLSALCKEIDTWLKKKRAKSKDQEQKILVLVKRDMPNLLVTLRDMLSLGKMLSPVVLQTTMSEDIIELLDQHNILIAQQNFITEHFPWAQFCLVVEYERDENTQWQQLCERQSIRHIDMQVDFIDDQSASGNLSFHHWTMKYPEKQITLIACSKVIENTTLLHLLETRYNILLVERDYRIIPGASHLHFSDLDIDENTCVVFENINTMGDDSIVQNLVTRIACLSLKYTTCWLVTFPDEKTKSYEYPGHVISNFARLHAALSNLVQKHSLTCKIIQCDNINDVAGVVRHVCETCMTTDENRISQWLDRRWISQHTSQTEKFMLTVPSFNSMSAQSLMRSIPINGLFSASTETIKHHAKWISDKVLQTFFSVMENTTGVHLGEETLKNDIETVSTKLCPVNATIDVNGYTERVNEIRTPTSEEASQDTDQTTVDTAPLMPTECMINDRQSKITIEYHHGQVFDYNHGLSRPSVATPIIEQKVFNQSNKHYRADYSQNLRKVEEEFPTAEEIDKSIAQDNDCQAQQKGMLNGPFSDQSYDIPSRWLQPVKELDERDDMANEYDVHDNEREYLMDHDTRSVYFQQGSENRTTENPKAFDMASYTSDNIVNFNTNLLIDRKRRMNAKVHQEVKFEFNPQIHDETPDSVTNENSYPKAQYVGKPNNHLFEKKIEQNACGQDKSDELYVNPTLDRITLKHEYSGQQPSNNKPGTISFEDELRETTRKLIENSQQFSQFVPRSFRFPFQKVNIGLAQPLQRPKQTESNVENGRSGGVSALANAERLRMVQSPWATENSPPMDLDYDNQQTLSALYPEIYNPGGTMNDRCPTAESNPQKRRRLAFQKIPGCKGQTKLIFR, translated from the exons ACAACGCATAGGGGCTCGATTCATCACAGGCGACTACAAATCAAGACAAGAAGGCTGCGTCTCCCAAATGCTGCAAAACCTTCAATTGCGGAGCCTCCAGGAGAGACGCAGACACCTGAGGTTGATCTTTCTGTACAAGGTGGTGGAAGGGCACGTACCAGCCATTGACATTGACCAATTTCTTAAAACTCAAAGACCTAAAAGAACTATAAGGGCTAAAAAATTTGAAGACtacatcaatacaaacattgttGAGAACTCA gcTGTGGCACAAAGACACCAacttctttcaaaatgtttgatccCAGTGCCACACCATTTAGATGCTGTAGAATCCTGCCCACATAGAGGAAACCTGCCTGATGTTAAATACAGATTTCCTTGGAAAAGAG CAAAAGTTGATGAGACATTTCTTGAAAAAGAAATCACACAAATTCAGAAGGATATCAGTCTTTCAGACCAAGAGAAATCAAAGGATGTTTTGAAAGTTGAATACTTTGAAAG TCCATGCATTACAAATGGATCCAGCTTTTGTGAGGCTGTTAACTTTGACCTCAACTGCGATGTGGTCTGTAGCTCCAATCCATCTTCCCTCGAGGAGTGTTTTTCTCCTGATGAGTTTTTCTCCGAGCCGCAATTATTCACCGAAATAtttttcaaggaaaacattgaaacattacGTCCTGATTGTg AAGTGCTGATGTTGGAAGAAACTATCCGTGAAGATGCTTTTCTGCCAGAGGGCTTAAAACGCATTCCAACTTTGGCACATCTTGTATCTAGATTCACACCTGAACATGTTGAAGACCCACTTTTATTAGCCAGTGGTGCCAAGATATTGACACAACATGACAA aaTACTCGATGGGGAGGACAGTGTGGTGGATAAGTCTATGCTCATAGAAAAAATCAACAGCAGTTTGTTTCATGACGACTGGTCTGTTGATAAAAAGCAACCAGATAGATTGCAAGACCTAGAAAAAGAG AGCCTGGAAGACGTGATTGTTGTCGATGAATGTTTTCATGCTCAAAAAGAAAAGCCCTGTCAGAGTCAGCTATTAGATTATCTTGTATCACCTCAGGATATACTAAAAATTCCATTTG ATCAGGATGTAAAGGATGTTATTGGCCGCACATTTAGACTTCCAGCAACAAAGACCATTGGCGAACTTGAATCTCTAGACTGGAAGAGTGACCACGTTCAAATGATTGATTTTGTGGGCATTAATGAAATAA TTGTAACAGCTCTAGACAAATTTTGTGAGGTAGCATACATCGCTGTGCCTGAGGAGGAAGTCCCAGAGCTAAAGCGCCGGGCACTCAGCCTACCTGATCAGAAACCTTTCGTTGATATGGCTTGCAAGAG CTTTAAGAATTTGCTCCTAACTGAAGAGGAGAGGAGTAGACTCGAGAAAATTGTATGGCTAGAAGAgaaatattttgatgatgtGCAGGCTTCAAGACTTCCTG AACCAGAAGCGGCGGATGCATGTCTGCCTGTCCCTCAGAACATGGTTATACTGGCTTCGAAAACACTTGGAATTTCTGAAGAAGGCTCACTTGGAAAGCTTGACCTGGCTTTGTCATGGGAAGTCGTTCCTTGTTCTGCAACACCAGAAAACCCTTGCAAAAGGCTGGTTGACCTAGCAATCGATTCGACAAACTTTGAGGTTCATGTGGCAGAAGTGGAACCTATTCAGGCGTATGACAGGGAGTTTATGTTTG ATTGGGAAGATAAGTTGATTGAAGGTGAAGACGAGAAAAAAGTGAGGAAATCTGTAGTCAATGGAACAG GCTTGGAAGGTGGCCCATTTGAGGAGGACGGTTCTAAGCAAGTCAACGTGTTAAAGACAATGGGAAAAG GCCGTGACTCGCAAAAACGTGGTTTTGACGCATTGGAAAGTTTTTTAGCATTGCGCTCAAAATCTGTTGGATTTCCTAGCTTTATGG AAAGTACCCGAGAACCAGTCAAATCAAAAGAAAACGGTATTTCCGCTGCTTTAGCGGAGATAAGTGGAATTGACAGGTTCAGTGATACAAGAGCGGTCGTCAGCAAGAAGGCAGAAACTGCAAGAAAGGTCAAACACCATACGGTGAAAATTCCTCTCAGTA aGAACAACGAcgccatttttcaaaatttgctgTGTTTACATGGACGTGTTGGCGCAGCAGACATTGCAGTTAACTTTTGCATTGAATCGGCGATAACGTATTTAAATGCCTTGCAAGAAAAATACACGTTTATCAGTG GATCATTTGATACAATTCGAGAGCGACTGTTTGAAATAAAGGCTGGATTCATTCAAGATCATACGCAACATCCCAAACTCTCTGCACTTTGTAAAGAAATTGATACCTGGTTGAAGAAAAAGAGAGCGAAGTCAAAAGACCAAGAGCAAAAG ATTCTTGTCCTTGTGAAACGGGATATGCCAAACCTGCTGGTCACGTTGAGGGACATGCTAAGCCTAGGAAAGATGTTGTCACCTGTTGTTTTACAGACTACGATGTCAGAGGACATTATTGAACT ATTGGACCAACACAACATTCTCATTGCACAGCAGAACTTCATTACGGAGCATTTCCCTTGGGCGCAGTTTTGTCTGGTTGTGGAGTATGAAAGAGATGAGAATACACAATGGCAGCAGTTATGTGAAAGGCAAAGCATTCGACACATCGATATGCAAGTCGATTTCATTGACGACCAATCTGCATCCG GTAATTTATCATTTCATCACTGGACTATGAAATACCCTGAGAAACAAATCACACTCATTGCGTGTAGCAAAGTAATTGAAAACACGACTTTGTTGCATTTGTTGGAGACACG CTACAACATACTGCTAGTCGAAAGAGACTACCGTATCATTCCTGGTGCCAGccatttacatttttctgaCTTGGACATTGATGAAAACACATGTGTGGTGTTCGAAAACATTAATACAATGGGAGACGATAGCATTGTTCAAAATCTTGTCACACGAATTGCCTgcctttcattgaaatatacaacttgttggttggttactttTCCAGACGAAAAGACCAAGAG TTATGAATATCCTGGACACGTGATTAGCAACTTCGCCCGTCTGCATGCTGCGCTGTCAAATCTTGTTCAGAAACATAGTTTGACATGTAAA ATAATACAATGTGACAACATCAATGATGTCGCAGGGGTTGTAAGGCATGTGTGTGAAACGTGCATGACGACTGACGAGAACAGAATTTCACAATGGTTGGACAGACGGTGGATATCACAACATACGTCGCAG ACCGAGAAGTTTATGCTGACAGTACCATCCTTCAATTCAATGAg TGCCCAGTCGCTTATGAGGAGTATCCCGATAAATGGTTTGTTCTCCGCTTCAACTGAAACTATCAAACATCACGCGAAATGGATATCTGACAAAGTCCTTCAG ACATTCTTCTCTGTAATGGAAAACACAACTGGTGTGCATCTTGGAGAAGAAACACTAAAAAACGACATCGAAACTGTATCGACTAAACTATGCCCCGTAAACGCTACAATTGATGTAAACGGTTATACGGAACGAGTGAATGAAATTCGAACCCCAACATCAGAAGAAGCAAGCCAAGATACAGACCAAACAACGGTGGACACGGCGCCTTTGATGCCCACAGAGTGCATGATAAACGATCGTCAGTCCAAAATAACGATCGAATACCATCATGGTCAAGTCTTTGATTACAACCATGGTCTTAGTCGCCCTTCAGTAGCCACGCCAATTATAGAGCAAAAAGTGTTTAACCAGAGTAACAAACATTACAGGGCTGATTACTCACAGAACCTACGTAAAGTTGAAGAAGAGTTTCCAACTGCAGAAGAGATTGACAAATCTATTGCTCAAGACAATGACTGTCAAGCACAACAAAAGGGTATGTTAAATGGTCCCTTCTCTGATCAGTCATATGACATTCCTTCTCGTTGGCTTCAACCAGTCAAAGAACTCGATGAAAGAGATGACATGGCGAATGAATATGACGTCCATGATAATGAACGCGAATATCTTATGGATCACGACACACGCTCAGTTTACTTTCAGCAGGGATCAGAGAATAGAACAACAGAAAATCCCAAGGCATTTGATATGGCCAGTTACACCAGTGATAACATTGTAAACTTTAATACTAATTTATTGATTGACCGCAAAAGAAGAATGAATGCTAAAGTTCACCAAGAAGTTAAATTTGAGTTTAATCCACAGATTCATGATGAAACTCCAGATAGTGTAACAAATGAGAATTCTTACCCTAAAGCACAGTATGTTGGAAAACCAAACAATCATTTGTTCgaaaagaaaattgaacaaAACGCTTGTGGTCAGGATAAGTCAGATGAACTGTATGTCAATCCTACATTAGATAGAATAACACTGAAACACGAATACTCTGGACAACAACCAAGTAACAACAAGCCCGGTACTATATCATTTGAAGACGAACTAAGAGAAACCACACGAAAATTGATCGAAAACTCGCAACAGTTTTCACA GTTTGTTCCCCGTTCATTCCGATTTCCGTTCCAAAAGGTCAATATTGGATTGGCACAACCTTTGCAGCGACCAAAACAGACCGAGTCAAATGTCGAGAATGGTCGGTCTGGAGGAG TGTCGGCATTAGCGAATGCGGAGAGGCTTCGAATGGTTCAGTCTCCATGGGCAACCGAAAACTCGCCTCCCATGGACTTGGATTATGACAACCAACAAACGCTCAGTGCTCTATACCCAGAAATATACAATCCAGGAG GTACTATGAACGATAGGTGTCCTACCGCTGAGTCTAATCCCCAGAAGAGGCGAAGACTTGCGTTTCAGAAGATACCGGGCTGTAAAGGACAAACGAAATTGATTTTTAGATAA
- the LOC128214969 gene encoding innexin unc-9-like yields MESLIAQITTRFKTIKGHNNDDAIDRLSHVYTSVSLVIIAIFLTTAHFVGKPIHCWNPAHYDKDWYKGYIENYCWISNTYHVAFHDQLPEGIEERTDREITYYQWVPLILLFQAFLFKIPNIIWRLLHSHAGVSLHNMVDLAEKTQGTSPKDRQDTIQTLADIIDHWLKTERSWKDNRYTRMRDAMSQKCSLMCSKRGGNFLAGLYVIVKLLFFANVVAQFFILNAFMASNYNMYGFEVLHKLSDNTPWDNSPRFPLVTFCDFQIRQLQNIVRYSLQCVLPINLFNEKFFIFLWFWFFIMGIASLYSLVKTLVVVVDNGSRYQFVKKYLKIDNKIQSGLDRKVCRRFADQYLREDGVFVLRVITSNSTDLVTTDLVSELWRKFNTEEEKASANQSSNGLRDDFTDIKANN; encoded by the exons AT gGAGTCACTAATCGCCCAAATCACAACGAGGTTTAAGACGATCAAAGGGCATAACAACGACGACGCCATAGATCGACTCAGTCACGTGTACACATCAGTTTCACTTGTCATCATTGCCATCTTCCTCACTACAGCGCATTTCGTCGGCAAGCCAATTCACTGTTGGAACCCCGCACACTATGACAAGGACTGGTATAAGGGCTACATAGAAAACTATTGCTGGATCTCCAATACGTACCACGTAGCCTTTCATGACCAGCTACCTGAAGGAATTGAGGAACGCACGGACAGGGAAATAACCTACTACCAATGGGTACCGCTGATTCTGCTTTTTCAGGCTTTCTTGTTCAAAATACCGAACATTATCTGGAGATTGCTCCATTCGCATGCCGGTGTAAGCCTTCACAACATGGTCGACCTGGCTGAAAAGACACAGGGGACGTCGCCGAAGGATCGACAGGATACTATTCAAACTCTTGCTGACATCATTGATCACTGGTTGAAAACGGAGAGATCATGGAAAGACAATCGCTATACAAGGATGAGAGATGCAATGAGTCAGAAATGCAGTCTGATGTGTAGTAAACGAGGTGGTAATTTTCTTGCCGGTCTCTACGTAATCGTGAAGCTTTTGTTCTTTGCAAATGTTGTTGCGCAGTTCTTTATCCTGAATGCATTCATGGCATCGAATTACAATATGTATGGATTTGAGGTCCTTCACAAATTGTCCGATAACACTCCTTGGGATAACAGTCCTCGCTTTCCTCTTGTAACTTTCTGTGACTTCCAGATTCGACAGCTTCAGAATATTGTTCGGTACAGTCTACAATGCGTTCTCCCGATCAACCTCTTCAACGAAAAGTTCTTCATCTTTCTTTGGTTCTGGTTTTTCATAATGGGTATTGCATCACTGTACAGCCTCGTAAAAACTTTAGTTGTGGTCGTTGACAATGGCAGTCGCTATCAATTCGttaaaaaatatctgaaaattgacaataaaattcAGAGCGGATTGGACAGGAAAGTTTGCCGGAGATTCGCGGATCAGTACTTGCGAGAAGATGGTGTGTTTGTCCTTAGAGTTATCACTAGCAACTCGACGGATCTTGTCACGACAGATTTGGTGTCTGAACTGTGGAGAAAGTTTAATACAGAAGAAGAAAAAGCGTCAGCCAATCAATCATCTAATGGACTTCGAGATGATTTCACTGACATAAAAGCAAATAACTAG
- the LOC128214522 gene encoding PR domain zinc finger protein 10-like encodes MASLDDLWCDNCERSHEGLCHKLGALHKVQDSIIPSRARLTLPQSLTLKSIKENGVVRQGVFAKKTVPVRSLFGPLDAPVISKTKVASPADEATTVWKKKHAMQKAMETSGSSHTSANESSEMNNESTSPIISHIKSQQPQSKMMSSTRAADLAISSIQEQLMSITRESINQRVDAGILGFAPLQSTPIHGNHNSYSHLPQNLQDLPGINYQNGSHNLPIIHDQLTSTLEHMQGLGPNEIAAIHHNLHISDLSSANQMTPMGAADQSISSQHALQIDIQSAESTGVADSAHLNVSDSTDNQSENETDESQALDMTFEFKVLTDDGYTEVLDREDEENSNWMIFVQPASVLREQNLLAYQEDGHIFYVSLKPISPNTELRVWYSKDYATSIGKGMLQSEDVRSGKPLHCLQCEVRFNDPSDMENHFCIGKTKTRRKGRPRKYVKPTKTWRAKLEKSRAKESQQDVKQLKTADIENTSAQKMITQTPKRGRGRPRVKPLVLQSEKERKTQKRKEEKPIVYPSRIEIHETVKPSQPELISQQNHEEVFVNAYDDVEDNGIDMDSYHGVEEDDDDDDDNEDPAYEKSLVVDEKEKRKRGPKLTKSPMSCPHCPAQFNAEAAFHVHVYEHTGVKPFICEIVLCGRGFLSKFKLERHRLIHTSPRHHKCPYCDKSFNRKDHLKNHMVTHDPNKRMWTCELCDKKYCYVFSYRTHMAIHRAERGETLSCGICEKKFENKEQLLFHLKVHTGARAAKNTTEKTHSCQECGKKFFTLKDVKRHMITHTKRKDFLCQHCPQRFGRKDHLTRHLRTSHTNDKDSTSPTGRQRRSTGESSNSSPSKRKERQVFAANVEPTMVPLQMSITGLPQEDLTDQLVNGVLPAAQISSNAITPALIQNLQYAVSQLQGQIPATFYEAAAQAAASAQEQQQQQQQQHQQQQQQQHQQLQITPIHAVPASAGMQTVQTSLPLQYKINDEGYVVSAQQPEQTIVRQIQLSPNMDYKHFTQSLQGNMYITSANPQSLHQNHQQQAATPTQPTQTLQQPTIQHITHVPQSHQQTQHIQTLLPASKIEMPEISHTSHVVTMQQPPEYQISVSSGLDQTRASLVEAKSAPISQFSNLLGYMETIRFLENLPTNNSNTYSFPMQQLQAVNVEVSQGQFIPTGSGNTAQASAANVININQADLVKGTINLNQTDFSKGTLSINQVDLPKGMVTISHPHGAVLTAQDLKTVVSLAQSGTPLQQVTYQQQ; translated from the exons ATGGCGTCACTTGATGATTTAT GGTGTGATAACTGTGAACGGAGCCATGAAGGGCTTTGCCACAAGCTAGGGGCCTTGCACAAGGTCCAAGACTCCATTATCCCTTCACGGGCTAGACTCACGCTCCCCCAGTCCCTAACACTGAAGAGCATCAAAGAGAATGGAGTTGTTC GGCAGGGTGTGTTTGCCAAGAAAACAGTACCTGTACGGTCACTGTTTGGTCCCCTGGATGCCCctgttatttcaaaaacaaaggtAGCCAGCCCTGCAGATGAAGCAACAACAGTTTGGAAGAAGAAACATGCAATGCAGAAGGCTATGGAAACTTCAGGTTCTTCTCATACAAGTGCTAACGAGAGTTCGGAGATGAACAATGAATCTACTTCACCAATTATCTCCCACATCAAATCTCAACAGCCCCAGTCAAAGATGATGTCATCGACAAGGGCTGCAGATTTGGCCATTTCAAGCATTCAAGAGCAGCTTATGTCCATTACAAGAGAAAGTATCAATCAGAGAGTAGATGCCGGTATTCTAGGATTTGCTCCTCTCCAATCTACTCCCATTCATGGTAATCACAACAGTTATAGTCATCTGCCACAGAATCTTCAAGATTTGCCTGGAATCAATTATCAGAATGGATCTCACAACTTACCAATCATTCATGATCAGTTGACTTCAACACTTGAACACATGCAAGGACTTGGACCTAATGAAATAGCGGCAATACATCATAATTTGCACATTTCTGATTTGAGCTCAGCCAATCAGATGACGCCAATGGGGGCTGCAGACCAATCAATATCATCCCAGCATGCTTTGCAGATTGATATCCAATCAGCTGAGAGTACAGGGGTAGCTGATTCTGCCCACCTGAATGTGAGTGACAGCACAGACAACCAATCAGAAAATGAGACAGATGAGAGTCAGGCATTGGACATGACCTTTGAATTCAAg gtgTTGACAGATGATGGGTATACAGAGGTATTGGACAGAGAAGATGAGGAGAATTCTAACTGGATGATCTTTGTGCAGCCTGCTAGCGTACTCCGGGAACAGAACCTCCTAGCTTACCAAGAGGATGGACACATCTTCTATGTATCCCTAAAG CCTATATCTCCAAATACAGAGCTGAGGGTATGGTACTCGAAGGACTATGCCACGTCCATTGGAAAGGGTATGCTGCAGTCAGAGGATGTGAGATCAG GAAAGCCTCTTCACTGCTTGCAGTGTGAGGTCAGATTTAATGACCCCAGTGACATGGAAAATCACTTCTGTATTGGCAAAACAAAGACACGTAGAAAGGGTCGCCCTCGGAAGTACGTCAAACCAACAAAAACATGGCGAGCAAAACTTGAGAAATCTCGTGCAAAAGAATCTCAGCAGGACgttaaacaattgaaaacagCTGACATAGAAAATACAAGTGCTCAGAAAATGATAACTCAGACTCCTAAACGTGGAAGAGGTAGACCAAGAGTGAAGCCTCTTGTCCTACAAAGtgaaaaagagagaaaaacTCAAAAAAGGAAGGAAGAAAAACCTATAGTTTATCCATCTAGGATTGAGATTCATGAGACAGTTAAACCTTCGCAGCCGGAATTGATATCACAACAAAACCATGAGGAAGTGTTTGTTAATGCTTATGATGATGTTGAAGATAATGGAATTGATATGGATTCATATCATGGTgtagaagaagatgatgatgatgatgatgataacgaaGATCCTGCATATGAAAAGAGCCTCGTGGTTGAtgaaaaagagaaaagaaaacGAGGTCCTAAGCTTACAAAAAGTCCAATGTCATGTCCTCATTGTCCGGCACAGTTTAACGCTGAGGCAGCTTTCCATGTTCATGTGTATGAACATACTGGTgtaaaaccatttatttgtgAGATTGTTTTATGTGGCAGGGGATTCTTGTCAAAGTTCAAGTTAGAGAGACATAGACTCATACACACAAGTCCTAGACATCATAAATGCCCTTACTGTGATAAAAGTTTCAATCGTAAAGATCACCTTAAAAACCACATGGTAACCCATGATCCGAATAAACGAATGTGGACTTGCGAGTTGTGCGATAAAAAATACTGCTACGTTTTTTCTTATAGAACTCATATGGCTATTCACAGAGCAGAACGGGGAGAAACATTGAGTTGTGGtatttgtgaaaagaaattTGAGAATAAAGAACAGCTTCTCTTTCACTTGAAAGTACATACAGGTGCACGGGCAGCAAAGAATACCACAGAGAAAACACACTCCTGTCAAGAGTGTGGGAAGAAATTTTTCACCCTTAAAGATGTCAAGCGACACATGATTACTCACACTAAGCGTAAAGATTTCTTATGCCAACACTGTCCTCAAAGGTTTGGCCGAAAGGATCACCTGACTAGGCATTTGCGGACATCGCACACAAACGACAAAGATTCCACAAGTCCAACAGGTAGACAAAGGCGAAGCACCGGTGAAAGTAGCAATTCTTCACCAAGTAAACGTAAAGAGCGTCAAGTTTTTGCTGCAAATGTTGAACCCACAATGGTTCCACTTCAGATGTCAATAACTGGACTTCCTCAAGAGGATCTGACTGACCAGCTAGTAAATGGAGTTTTGCCTGCTGCTCAAATTTCCAGCAATGCAATAACCCCTGCGTTGATACAAAATCTCCAGTATGCTGTAAGCCAACTACAAGGTCAAATACCAGCAACATTTTATGAGGCAGCAGCTCAAGCTGCAGCTAGTGCTCAagaacaacagcagcagcagcaacaacagcaccaacaacagcagcaacaacagcatcAGCAATTACAGATCACTCCTATTCATGCAGTACCTGCTTCTGCCGGTATGCAAACGGTTCAAACAAGTCTTCCTCTTCAGTACAAGATCAATGATGAAGGCTATGTGGTAAGTGCACAGCAGCCTGAACAAACAATTGTCCGTCAGATCCAGCTGTCCCCAAACATGGACTATAAACACTTCACCCAGTCTCTACAGGGTAACATGTACATCACTTCAGCCAACCCCCAATCCCTACACCAAAACCACCAGCAGCAGGCGGCCACGCCCACCCAGCCCACACAGACTCTTCAACAGCCAACCATTCAGCACATCACCCATGTGCCCCAATCCCATCAACAAACTCAACACATCCAAACTCTTCTGCCAGCAAGTAAAATAGAGATGCCTGAAATCTCTCACACAAGTCATGTGGTAACAATGCAGCAACCACCGGAGTATCAAATAAGTGTGTCATCCGGCCTTGATCAAACTAGAGCTTCCCTCGTTGAAGCCAAATCTGCTCCTATTTCTCAATTTTCAAACTTGCTTGGATACATGGAGACAATACGGTTCTTGGAAAACCTTCCCACTAATAACTCCAATACATACTCCTTTCCTATGCAGCAGCTACAGGCTGTAAATGTTGAAGTTTCACAGGGACAGTTTATTCCTACTGGGTCTGGTAACACTGCACAAGCCAGCGCAGCAAATGTCATTAACATTAATCAAGCAGATCTTGTGAAAGGAACTATCAATTTGAATCAGACCGATTTCTCTAAAGGTACTTTAAGCATTAACCAGGTTGATCTACCAAAAGGAATGGTAACTATTTCCCACCCCCATGGGGCAGTTTTGACCGCTCAGGATCTAAAGACAGTGGTCAGTCTGGCACAAAGCGGGACACCTCTACAGCAAGTTACATATCAACAACAATAG